In Leptodactylus fuscus isolate aLepFus1 chromosome 2, aLepFus1.hap2, whole genome shotgun sequence, one genomic interval encodes:
- the RAP2A gene encoding ras-related protein Rap-2a, which yields MREYKVVVLGSGGVGKSALTVQFVTGTFIEKYDPTIEDFYRKEIEVDSSPSVLEILDTAGTEQFASMRDLYIKNGQGFILVYSLVNQQSFQDIKPMRDQIIRVKRYEKVPVILVGNKVDLESEREVSSNEGRALAEDWGCPFMETSAKSKTMVDELFAEIVRQMNYAAQPDKDDPCCSACNIQ from the exons ATGCGCGAGTACAAGGTGGTGGTCCTGGGGAGCGGCGGGGTCGGCAAGTCGGCTCTGACCGTGCAATTCGTCACCGGGACTTTCATCGAGAAGTACGACCCGACTATTGAGGACTTCTATCGTAAGGAGATCGAGGTGGACTCGTCCCCCTCCGTGCTGGAGATCCTGGACACGGCCGGTACCGAGCAGTTCGCATCTATGCGGGATCTGTACATCAAGAACGGCCAGGGCTTCATCCTGGTCTACAGCCTGGTTAACCAGCAGAGCTTCCAGGACATCAAGCCCATGAGAGACCAGATCATCCGCGTCAAAAG ATACGAGAAGGTGCCAGTAATCTTGGTTGGCAACAAAGTTGACCTAGAAAGTGAACGTGAGGTATCCTCCAACGAAGGACGTGCCTTGGCTGAAGACTGGGGATGTCCTTTCATGGAAACATCAGCGAAAAGTAAAACGATGGTGGATGAGCTCTTTGCAGAAATCGTGAGGCAAATGAACTATGCAGCCCAGCCTGATAAGGATGACCCTTGCTGTTCTGCGTGCAATATACAATAG